The proteins below come from a single Triticum aestivum cultivar Chinese Spring chromosome 5D, IWGSC CS RefSeq v2.1, whole genome shotgun sequence genomic window:
- the LOC123126249 gene encoding heavy metal-associated isoprenylated plant protein 3, translated as MAEGADAKEKEGGNGTGDEGNERANKKQQKKKEDGDGGKKKEAAPVVLGVDLHCDGCARKVVKAVKAAQGVEGVAADVAAGTVTVCGKAVDPWDLKERVEARTHKPVAFVSPPNPPNPKKKKDGGDTAEGKKGQAGDGKGAKTAGDDKKKNNKEGPETTVVVKIGLHCNGCIDRIRRTAHKIKGVKEVKVDTAKEHATVQGTMDAKALPDVLRRKLRRDVDVVPPPTAKNKDGGDKKKQQKDSGDKKKQQKDSGEDAGEQQQQQQGQGGGGKKKNRNKNKQEDGGEEAGGAAVAAEQAFPMAMMYGGVGGGGGGVVAGGWTTSYRVEMLHAPQMFSDENPNACAVM; from the exons ATGGCGGAGGGTGCCGACGCCAAGGAGAAAGAGGGGGGGAATGGCACCGGCGACGAGGGGAACGAGAGGGCAAACaagaagcagcagaagaagaaagaagacgGCGACGGTGGGAAGAAGAAAGAAGCGGCGCCCGTGGTGCTCGGGGTGGACCTGCACTGCGACGGCTGCGCGCGCAAGGTCGTCAAGGCCGTCAAGGCGGCGCAGGGTGTGGAGGGCGTGGCGGCGGACGTGGCCGCCGGCACGGTGACGGTGTGCGGCAAGGCTGTCGACCCCTGGGACCTCAAGGAGCGCGTCGAGGCCAGGACGCACAAGCCCGTCGCGTTCGTCTCCCCGCCCAATCCccccaaccccaagaagaagaaggacggcGGCGACACCGCCGAGGGCAAGAAGGGTCAGGCCGGCGACGGCAAGGGCGCCAAGACCGCCggcgatgacaagaagaagaataacaaggAG GGTCCGGAGACGACGGTGGTGGTGAAGATCGGGCTCCACTGCAACGGCTGCATTGACCGGATCAGGCGGACCGCGCACAAGATCAAAG GCGTGAAGGAGGTGAAGGTGGACACGGCCAAGGAGCACGCGACGGTGCAGGGCACCATGGACGCCAAGGCCCTCCCCGACGTGCTCCGGCGCAAGCTCCGGAGGGACGTCGACGTCGTGCCCCCGCCAACGGCCAAGAACAAGGATGGCGGCGAcaagaagaagcagcagaaggacaGCGGCGAcaagaagaagcagcagaaggacaGCGGCGAGGACGccggggagcagcagcagcagcagcaggggcaaGGAGGCGGTGGCAAGAAGAAGAACAGGAACAAGAACAAGCAGGAGGAcggcggggaggaggccggcggcgctgCGGTGGCCGCGGAGCAGGCGTTCCCGATGGCGATGATGTacggcggcgtgggcggcggaggagggggagtGGTAGCAGGGGGGTGGACGACGTCGTACCGGGTGGAGATGCTGCACGCGCCGCAGATGTTCAGTGACGAGAACCCCAACGCCTGCGCCGTCATGTGA